Proteins encoded together in one Nostoc sp. PCC 7524 window:
- a CDS encoding tetratricopeptide repeat protein, protein MDNSLAVVYLSVLVGLLAFASVSVLRQLFKTRKRESSLSRLRNKLSKDKGTAQEYYELACIYSEKKVYTQAIPLFQKALKSAEEEGEENTAPIYNGLGYAYFAQEQYDLAIRQYKEALKLKPDYVVALNNLGHAYERKKLNAQALQMYEEALKFQPNNTTAKRRAESLRRLVTA, encoded by the coding sequence ATGGATAACAGTCTAGCGGTTGTTTATCTCTCTGTTTTGGTGGGTTTACTGGCATTCGCATCTGTGAGTGTTCTCCGCCAGCTGTTCAAAACTCGCAAGCGGGAAAGTTCTTTATCACGGTTACGCAACAAGTTGAGTAAAGACAAGGGTACAGCTCAAGAATATTACGAACTAGCTTGTATTTATTCTGAGAAAAAAGTGTATACCCAGGCTATTCCATTGTTTCAAAAAGCACTCAAGTCTGCTGAAGAAGAAGGAGAAGAAAATACTGCTCCCATCTACAACGGTTTAGGGTACGCTTATTTTGCCCAAGAGCAATATGATTTAGCGATTCGTCAGTATAAAGAAGCTCTGAAATTGAAACCTGATTATGTGGTAGCACTCAATAATTTGGGTCATGCTTATGAGCGAAAAAAATTGAATGCTCAAGCATTACAAATGTACGAAGAAGCACTCAAATTTCAACCCAATAACACTACAGCTAAACGTCGTGCTGAATCTTTGCGCCGTTTGGTAACTGCGTAA
- a CDS encoding transporter substrate-binding domain-containing protein, producing the protein MNNGCNRWQIISRLHLVLSATIICIFCVFFGIGNAASAAPMPEIQRRGYITVAVKDNSPPLGFKDVSGKLQGLEIDLAQRLAADLLGKADAVKLQPVMNRDRLSAVYNHQVDMAIARVTATESRSRLVSFSVPYYYDGTVLITKDASIKQLNDLKAQKIAVLNNSSTIADIRYYIPEAKLVGVNSYAEAQQQIENNAVVAFAADASVLTAWVQKNNQYRILPTKLSTAPLSVVMPKGLQYDEFRRKVNEAIAGYIAKGWLKERIKYWGLVNRQ; encoded by the coding sequence ATGAATAACGGATGTAACAGATGGCAAATAATTAGTCGGTTACATCTGGTATTATCCGCCACCATTATTTGCATTTTTTGCGTGTTTTTTGGTATAGGCAATGCTGCATCTGCCGCCCCAATGCCAGAAATTCAACGGCGGGGTTATATAACTGTTGCCGTCAAAGATAACTCGCCTCCCTTGGGATTTAAGGATGTGAGTGGGAAACTGCAAGGGTTAGAGATTGATTTAGCACAGCGTTTAGCAGCAGATTTGTTGGGTAAAGCCGACGCTGTAAAATTGCAACCTGTAATGAATCGCGATCGCTTATCAGCAGTCTACAATCATCAAGTAGATATGGCGATCGCCAGGGTGACAGCTACAGAATCACGCTCACGCTTAGTGAGTTTTAGTGTTCCCTATTATTATGATGGCACTGTATTAATTACCAAAGACGCATCAATCAAGCAGTTGAATGATTTAAAAGCACAGAAAATTGCTGTCTTAAACAACTCCAGCACCATCGCTGATATCCGTTACTACATTCCCGAAGCAAAATTAGTAGGGGTTAATTCTTACGCAGAAGCGCAACAGCAAATAGAAAACAATGCAGTAGTAGCCTTTGCCGCCGATGCTAGCGTTCTGACTGCTTGGGTACAAAAAAATAATCAGTATCGAATATTACCTACAAAACTATCAACTGCCCCCTTATCTGTAGTCATGCCCAAAGGATTACAGTACGATGAGTTTAGAAGAAAAGTGAATGAAGCGATCGCCGGTTACATCGCCAAAGGCTGGCTAAAAGAAAGAATCAAATACTGGGGTTTAGTCAATAGGCAATAG
- the rplT gene encoding 50S ribosomal protein L20 codes for MTRVKRGNVARKRRNKILKLAKGFRGSHSTLFRTANQQVMKALRSAYRDRKKKKRDFRSLWITRINAAAREHGLSYSRLIGNLKKANIQLNRKMLAQLAVLDPASFSKVVEIASQVQG; via the coding sequence ATGACCCGTGTAAAACGCGGTAACGTTGCTCGTAAACGCCGCAATAAAATTCTCAAACTAGCTAAAGGTTTCCGTGGTTCTCACTCAACTCTGTTTAGAACCGCCAACCAACAAGTAATGAAAGCACTCCGCAGTGCTTACCGCGATCGCAAAAAGAAAAAGCGCGATTTCCGCAGTCTGTGGATTACCCGCATCAACGCTGCTGCTAGAGAACATGGATTAAGCTATAGTCGCTTGATCGGCAACCTGAAAAAAGCTAACATCCAACTCAACCGGAAAATGTTGGCACAACTAGCAGTCCTCGATCCTGCTAGCTTCAGCAAAGTTGTGGAAATAGCCAGTCAAGTTCAAGGTTAA
- the rpmI gene encoding 50S ribosomal protein L35, translating to MPKLKTRKAAAKRFRATGSGKIVRRKAFKNHLLEHKTTNKKRNLSKMAVVNERDEENVRLMLPYL from the coding sequence ATGCCTAAACTCAAAACACGCAAAGCAGCAGCTAAACGATTCCGCGCCACTGGTAGCGGCAAAATCGTGCGTCGCAAAGCTTTCAAAAACCACCTTTTAGAACACAAGACTACCAACAAAAAACGTAACCTGTCCAAAATGGCGGTTGTCAACGAACGCGACGAAGAAAACGTGCGCTTAATGCTTCCTTATTTGTAA
- a CDS encoding RNA recognition motif domain-containing protein has translation MSIYVGNLSYSVTQDDLTKVFAEYGAVTRVQLPTDRETGRVRGFGFVEMESSAAEDAAIQALDGAEWMGRVMKVNKARPREEKSTRSGGGSWGKNNGGYSRQY, from the coding sequence ATGTCAATCTACGTAGGGAACCTATCCTACAGCGTCACTCAAGACGACCTCACTAAAGTATTTGCCGAGTACGGAGCAGTTACACGCGTGCAGTTACCTACAGATAGGGAAACTGGACGCGTTCGTGGCTTTGGTTTCGTAGAAATGGAATCATCGGCTGCTGAAGACGCTGCTATTCAAGCCCTAGATGGTGCTGAATGGATGGGTCGTGTAATGAAAGTTAATAAAGCTCGGCCACGGGAAGAGAAAAGCACTCGTTCTGGCGGTGGTAGTTGGGGAAAGAATAATGGTGGATACTCACGGCAATATTAA
- a CDS encoding phosphotransferase family protein, giving the protein MLLQLSSHDVIQYLHASGLCSLEDGTSDTYELPETNKKNFNLVVNLGDNRQLLIKQERGIENEGISHELFNEWLFYQLLQKFPVLGNISAIAPLVLHFDEDKSLLIRSYLSEYVELGKFYQHSNIFPSEIGTAIGTTLAALHRVTFQRKEYRDFMATAPQGQFRYSFYNPAQGVGSISPEIFGQVPSEALKFYVIYQNSENLEAAIADLAYEWHPCCLTHNDLKLENILIHSRWHQLDNCLVRLIDWEACAWGDPAFDLGTILASYLNIWLSSLVIDPTLELAESLQLAMIPLEDIQPSLVALLQAYLHAFPMILEYHCNFLVKVIKFTGLALIQQIQSKLKNSKGFDNSDTYQLQLAKNFLTMPEQSLLSIFGMSEAEIVSSVTNNHKVPQPQKEQKLVPLYYEKTRLRGC; this is encoded by the coding sequence ATGTTGTTACAACTGTCTTCTCACGACGTTATCCAGTATCTGCACGCATCAGGACTGTGTAGCTTAGAAGATGGCACATCAGATACATATGAGTTGCCAGAAACTAACAAGAAGAATTTCAACTTAGTGGTAAATTTAGGAGATAATCGTCAACTACTGATTAAACAAGAACGTGGTATTGAAAATGAGGGGATATCCCACGAATTGTTTAATGAGTGGCTGTTTTACCAACTACTACAAAAATTTCCTGTTCTCGGTAATATTTCTGCGATCGCTCCATTAGTGCTACATTTTGATGAGGACAAATCGCTCCTGATTCGGAGCTATCTTAGCGAATATGTAGAACTCGGTAAGTTTTATCAACATAGCAATATTTTCCCATCGGAAATTGGGACTGCAATTGGTACTACATTAGCGGCGCTGCACCGAGTAACATTCCAGCGCAAAGAATATCGTGATTTTATGGCTACAGCACCCCAAGGACAGTTTCGCTATAGCTTTTACAATCCAGCCCAAGGGGTAGGCTCAATTAGTCCAGAAATTTTTGGTCAAGTTCCCAGCGAGGCGTTAAAATTTTATGTTATCTATCAAAACTCTGAGAATTTAGAAGCTGCGATCGCTGACTTAGCTTATGAATGGCATCCCTGCTGCTTAACACACAACGATTTAAAGTTAGAGAATATATTAATTCATTCCCGTTGGCATCAGTTAGATAACTGCTTGGTGCGATTAATTGATTGGGAAGCTTGTGCCTGGGGAGATCCAGCTTTTGATTTGGGAACTATCTTAGCTAGCTATTTAAACATTTGGCTTTCGAGTTTGGTAATTGACCCAACTCTGGAATTAGCTGAATCTTTACAATTAGCAATGATACCACTAGAAGATATTCAACCATCATTAGTGGCTTTGTTACAGGCTTATCTTCATGCTTTTCCGATGATTTTAGAGTATCATTGTAACTTTTTAGTCAAAGTTATTAAATTTACAGGATTAGCATTAATTCAACAAATTCAAAGCAAGCTAAAGAATAGTAAAGGCTTTGATAATTCTGATACCTATCAACTACAGTTAGCCAAAAATTTTCTGACAATGCCTGAGCAATCTCTACTGAGTATTTTCGGTATGAGTGAAGCAGAAATTGTTAGTTCTGTAACTAACAACCATAAAGTACCTCAACCACAAAAGGAGCAAAAATTAGTTCCTCTTTATTACGAAAAAACTCGCTTGCGTGGTTGCTAG
- a CDS encoding T3SS effector HopA1 family protein — translation MLDSSAKTMLNSLIDIATNIQIEPNFCIYHPNYQPFALPPKVADRFQQNSADLQYKYLNLLLRNFLYGVYYNGALQSSLAIDHSNTNYPVPHNLATNAVVDIDWGFYEQLQASNHGRGYFDPSWQVLRKEPDGSMAVTKNGLTLYIEPDCHLKPGKKSAKVGESVAIWMPNNRLQNGYYLAVSDVGQEQRGNPDVELGTGRVYFNFNAAGAIALMDGLTQQLNAANIPFTFQVLYNPSAYERYDSGLLYFESHDYPEIHKILQVIYQEHQAYFQPEIPLFTKYLAPGLGLAEEPTQKFAAQESFGMNRCQIVANALLEAWQKGKNAVEERMKVIHQHFQHHSIDLQRPYLNPTSEDIYYPLK, via the coding sequence ATGCTAGATTCTTCTGCGAAAACAATGCTAAATTCCTTGATAGATATTGCCACTAATATCCAGATTGAGCCAAACTTTTGTATCTACCATCCCAACTATCAACCTTTTGCTCTACCACCTAAAGTAGCAGACAGATTTCAGCAAAATTCGGCTGACCTACAATATAAATATCTCAATTTATTGTTACGTAATTTTCTTTACGGTGTCTATTATAACGGGGCATTACAGAGCAGTTTAGCAATTGACCATAGTAATACTAATTACCCAGTACCACACAATTTAGCAACTAATGCGGTTGTGGATATCGATTGGGGTTTTTATGAGCAACTGCAAGCTAGCAATCATGGTAGAGGTTATTTTGATCCCAGTTGGCAAGTGTTGCGAAAAGAACCTGATGGGAGCATGGCTGTAACCAAAAATGGTTTAACTTTATATATTGAGCCAGATTGTCATCTCAAACCTGGGAAAAAATCAGCTAAAGTCGGTGAATCAGTAGCAATTTGGATGCCTAATAACCGACTACAAAATGGGTATTACTTAGCTGTCAGTGATGTAGGGCAAGAACAGCGAGGAAATCCAGATGTGGAATTGGGAACAGGCAGAGTCTATTTTAACTTCAATGCTGCTGGTGCGATCGCTCTCATGGATGGTTTAACCCAGCAATTAAATGCAGCCAATATTCCCTTTACATTTCAAGTCCTCTATAATCCCAGTGCCTATGAACGCTATGATTCAGGGTTACTCTACTTTGAGAGCCACGACTATCCAGAAATACACAAAATTTTACAAGTCATTTATCAAGAACATCAAGCTTATTTTCAGCCAGAAATACCATTATTCACCAAGTATTTAGCACCAGGGTTAGGATTAGCAGAAGAACCGACTCAAAAATTTGCCGCACAAGAAAGTTTTGGCATGAATCGCTGTCAAATTGTAGCCAATGCCTTATTAGAAGCCTGGCAAAAAGGTAAGAATGCCGTAGAAGAACGCATGAAAGTAATTCACCAACACTTTCAACATCACTCTATCGATTTGCAACGTCCCTACCTCAACCCTACTTCTGAAGACATATATTATCCCTTAAAGTAA
- a CDS encoding acyl-CoA thioesterase, giving the protein MSFTYHRTVRFQDTDAAGVVYFAHVLSICHEAYEESLGMSGINIKEFFTQPKVAFPIVHASVDFLRPIFCGDKLLISLMPQKIGAEKFEITYEISSDEVIFAKAITRHVCIDASSRSKQELPTDIIQWLESNRKETEGAERRKAREAI; this is encoded by the coding sequence ATGTCTTTTACTTATCATCGTACCGTGCGCTTTCAAGATACGGATGCTGCTGGAGTAGTATATTTTGCTCATGTTCTCAGCATTTGCCATGAAGCATATGAAGAGTCTTTGGGGATGTCAGGTATAAATATCAAAGAATTTTTTACTCAACCAAAAGTTGCTTTTCCTATAGTTCATGCTAGCGTGGATTTTCTCCGCCCCATATTTTGTGGAGACAAGTTATTAATTAGTTTAATGCCTCAGAAAATAGGTGCAGAAAAATTTGAGATTACTTATGAAATTTCCTCAGATGAGGTAATATTTGCGAAAGCTATTACTAGACACGTTTGTATTGACGCAAGTAGTAGAAGCAAGCAAGAATTGCCTACTGATATCATTCAATGGTTGGAAAGCAACCGTAAAGAAACAGAGGGAGCAGAAAGGAGAAAAGCTAGAGAAGCCATTTAA
- the bioU gene encoding (S)-8-amino-7-oxononanoate synthase BioU, with amino-acid sequence MITANIAPAIRVGVLGFGGLGQAAAKVLAGKSQMNLVAVADQKGYAYAAEGLNFKDCITTYQSQGSVGYLEPIGNLTNNSIQDLIDSTQPVDGYFLALPNLPNDFIPSVARQFIQSGWRGVLVDAIKRTSAVEQLIAMKDELQAAGITYMTGCGATPGLLTAAAALAAQSYAEIHQVEITFGVGIANWEAYRATVREDIGHMPGYTVEAARAMTDAEVEALLDKTNGVLTLTNMEHADDVMLELAGIVDRDRVTVGGVVDTRNPKKPLSTNVKVTGRTFEGKISTHTFTLGDETSMAANVCGPAFGYLKAGMQLHQRGIHGIFTAAEIMPQFVK; translated from the coding sequence ATGATTACAGCAAATATTGCGCCAGCTATACGTGTAGGAGTATTGGGTTTTGGTGGACTGGGACAAGCAGCAGCCAAGGTGCTTGCAGGCAAAAGCCAAATGAATCTAGTAGCTGTAGCAGATCAAAAAGGCTACGCTTACGCTGCTGAAGGTTTAAACTTTAAAGATTGCATTACTACCTACCAGTCTCAAGGTTCGGTGGGTTATTTAGAACCAATTGGGAATTTAACCAATAACAGTATTCAAGATTTAATCGATAGCACACAACCTGTAGATGGGTATTTTCTGGCGTTACCCAACCTACCCAACGACTTTATTCCTTCTGTAGCACGCCAGTTTATTCAATCTGGTTGGCGTGGTGTATTGGTAGATGCCATTAAACGCACCAGTGCGGTAGAACAGCTAATTGCCATGAAAGACGAACTGCAAGCGGCTGGAATTACCTACATGACAGGGTGTGGTGCAACCCCCGGACTGTTAACAGCCGCCGCCGCCCTAGCCGCCCAAAGCTACGCAGAAATTCATCAAGTCGAGATTACCTTTGGTGTAGGTATTGCCAACTGGGAAGCTTACCGCGCTACCGTTCGAGAAGATATTGGCCATATGCCTGGTTACACAGTAGAAGCTGCAAGGGCTATGACTGATGCAGAGGTAGAAGCATTACTAGATAAAACTAACGGTGTGCTGACCTTGACAAATATGGAACACGCCGATGATGTGATGCTAGAGTTAGCAGGGATAGTAGATCGCGATCGCGTCACTGTTGGTGGTGTAGTTGATACTCGCAACCCTAAAAAGCCCCTCAGCACCAATGTTAAAGTAACAGGACGCACCTTTGAGGGTAAGATTTCCACCCATACCTTTACTTTAGGTGATGAAACCAGTATGGCAGCCAATGTCTGCGGGCCCGCCTTTGGTTATCTCAAAGCTGGTATGCAATTACATCAACGCGGCATTCACGGCATATTTACAGCCGCCGAAATTATGCCCCAGTTTGTGAAATAA
- a CDS encoding type II secretion system F family protein: MPTFVARVRDSQGKTRSEKVVAESLADARTNLRDKGFVVQELKQSQSFSANFDFQKFQTSLVKVTVKEKAVFSRQLATLVNAGVAIVRGLGVLADQCTNSKLKQALNDISNDVQSGVNLSDAMRKHPDCFDGLYVSMIQAGEVGGVLDEVLNRLAKLLEDMARLQNQIKSALAYPVVVGILATGIFVGMTVFLIPIFAKIFEELGTELPALTAFLMTCSQILRSFWSLVIIAGIVGFKFAYSQYYKTRVGKETIDRLSLKMPLFGDLIQKSSVARFSRTFGSLTRSGVPILTSLEIVRDTSGNQVVANAIDAARAEIQQGGMISLALQKEAVFPPMAIQMISIGEETGELDGMLMKIADFYEDEVEQAVKALTSVLEPIMILVLGGMVGTILLAMYLPLFKVFETLA, from the coding sequence ATGCCAACATTTGTTGCCCGTGTTCGGGACTCACAAGGGAAAACTAGAAGTGAAAAAGTTGTTGCCGAATCTTTGGCAGACGCTCGTACTAATCTCAGAGACAAAGGTTTTGTAGTTCAAGAACTTAAGCAGTCTCAAAGTTTTTCTGCCAACTTTGATTTCCAAAAATTCCAGACTTCTCTCGTCAAGGTTACTGTCAAAGAAAAAGCTGTTTTTTCGCGACAACTTGCCACTTTGGTAAATGCGGGTGTAGCTATTGTGCGAGGGCTAGGAGTGTTAGCTGATCAGTGTACTAATAGTAAACTGAAACAGGCTCTCAATGATATTAGCAATGATGTGCAGAGCGGTGTTAATCTTTCCGATGCCATGCGTAAGCATCCTGACTGTTTTGACGGTTTATATGTCAGTATGATTCAGGCTGGTGAGGTTGGTGGGGTTCTCGATGAAGTGCTAAATCGCCTAGCCAAATTGTTGGAAGATATGGCGAGATTACAGAACCAAATTAAATCTGCTTTAGCTTATCCAGTAGTTGTTGGAATTTTGGCTACTGGTATTTTTGTAGGTATGACTGTATTTTTGATTCCTATTTTTGCCAAAATTTTTGAGGAATTAGGAACAGAATTACCTGCATTAACTGCATTTTTAATGACTTGTAGCCAAATTTTGAGAAGTTTTTGGTCATTAGTAATCATAGCAGGAATTGTAGGCTTTAAATTTGCCTATTCACAGTATTATAAAACTCGTGTTGGCAAGGAAACTATTGACCGTCTTTCTTTAAAAATGCCCTTGTTTGGTGACTTAATTCAAAAATCTTCAGTCGCTCGTTTTAGCCGTACTTTTGGTTCTTTGACTCGTTCTGGTGTACCTATTCTGACATCTCTGGAAATTGTGCGAGATACATCAGGAAATCAGGTGGTTGCTAATGCTATCGATGCAGCACGGGCAGAAATTCAACAAGGGGGAATGATTAGTCTGGCTCTCCAAAAAGAGGCAGTTTTTCCACCAATGGCAATTCAAATGATTAGTATCGGTGAAGAAACTGGTGAATTAGATGGGATGTTGATGAAAATTGCTGATTTCTATGAAGATGAAGTTGAACAGGCAGTAAAAGCATTAACCAGCGTTTTAGAACCGATTATGATTTTGGTTCTAGGGGGCATGGTGGGGACAATTTTGTTAGCGATGTATTTACCATTGTTCAAGGTATTTGAAACTTTGGCATAG
- a CDS encoding type IV pilus twitching motility protein PilT produces the protein MEMMIEDLMEQMIEMGGSDLHLSAGLPPYFRISGKLTPIGDQILTAEQCQRLIFSMLNNTQRKTLEQTWELDCSYGVKGLARFRVNVYKERGAYAACLRALSSKIPNFEKLGLPDVVREMCDKPRGLILVTGPTGSGKTTTLAAMIDLINRTKAEHILTVEDPIEFVYEPIKSLVHQRQLGEDTKSFANALKAALREDPDIILVGEMRDLETISLAISAAETGHLVFGTLHTSSASQTVDRIIDVFPHEKQTQVRVQLSNSLVAVFSQTLVPKKNPKPGEYGRIMAQEIMIVTPAISNLIREGKTSQIYSAIQTGGKLGMQTLEKVLADYYKAGTISFEAAMSKTSKPDEIQRLIGPSAPPQTAGAKPGAVKAH, from the coding sequence ATGGAAATGATGATTGAAGACTTGATGGAGCAGATGATTGAAATGGGTGGTTCGGATCTGCACTTATCCGCAGGGTTGCCTCCCTATTTCCGTATTAGTGGCAAACTTACACCCATCGGCGACCAAATATTGACAGCAGAGCAGTGTCAAAGACTAATTTTTAGTATGCTCAATAATACCCAGCGTAAAACCTTAGAACAAACCTGGGAATTAGACTGTTCTTACGGTGTGAAAGGTTTAGCTCGCTTTCGGGTGAATGTTTATAAAGAGCGTGGTGCTTATGCTGCTTGTTTAAGGGCGCTCAGTTCCAAAATTCCTAATTTTGAAAAATTAGGTCTGCCAGATGTGGTCAGAGAAATGTGCGATAAACCCAGAGGATTAATTCTGGTGACAGGCCCTACAGGTTCTGGTAAAACAACGACTCTGGCGGCAATGATTGACTTGATTAACCGCACAAAAGCCGAGCATATTTTGACGGTGGAGGACCCCATTGAGTTTGTTTATGAACCAATTAAAAGTCTAGTTCACCAACGACAATTGGGTGAAGATACTAAGAGTTTTGCTAATGCCTTGAAAGCAGCCCTACGAGAAGATCCAGATATTATTCTGGTGGGTGAAATGCGGGATTTAGAAACAATTTCTTTGGCAATTTCGGCCGCAGAAACAGGACACTTAGTATTTGGTACATTACATACAAGTTCTGCCTCCCAGACTGTTGACCGGATTATCGATGTTTTCCCCCACGAAAAACAAACCCAAGTGCGGGTGCAGTTATCTAACTCTTTAGTAGCAGTATTTAGTCAAACCTTAGTGCCTAAGAAAAATCCTAAACCAGGTGAATATGGTCGGATTATGGCACAAGAAATTATGATTGTAACTCCCGCTATTTCTAACTTAATTAGAGAAGGTAAAACATCGCAAATTTACTCAGCTATTCAAACTGGCGGTAAATTAGGAATGCAAACTTTAGAGAAAGTTTTAGCAGATTATTACAAAGCAGGAACAATCTCTTTTGAAGCTGCAATGTCTAAGACTTCTAAACCAGATGAAATTCAACGCCTGATCGGCCCATCCGCTCCTCCGCAAACGGCAGGTGCAAAACCCGGTGCTGTAAAAGCTCATTAA
- a CDS encoding GspE/PulE family protein, which produces MTQSSPQRRSTALTTRTEFSPFGNKLVQSGYVNNDQMRQALIESRKSGRPLTEVLESITGRQLSPEFLRQYKKQQLFELKILYGVEFLDPEVNNLGNTMVGQLIETLIPVDICRRHRLVPLSRNDEQKPPYVLVAMVDPDNLEASDDLNRILRPQGLALQRMVITQEDYQQLINQYLDELAVRQKHIEQEKFTDINQDLENLGNLDIQDAPEEMEADLGSAMKGAEDAPVINLVNRILAKALHDKVSDIHVEPQEENLRIRFRKDGVLREAFDPLPKKIIPAVTARFKIISNLDIAERRLPQDGRIRRMFEGRKVDFRVNTLPSRYGEKVVLRILDNSSTQLGLNKLITDPETLQIVQDMVSKPFGLILVTGPTGSGKTTSLYSALAEKNSPGINISTVEDPIEYSLPGITQVQVIREKGLDFATALRAFLRQDPDVLLVGETRDKETAKTAIEAALTGHLVLTTLHTNDAPGAIARLGEMGIEPFMVSSSLIGVLAQRLVRRVCSDCRIPYTPTPEELARYGMSASQEVNVTFYKANTVPPEAIAETKAKNQLCPSCNGVGYKGRCGVYEVMRVTENLQTLINEEAPTERIKEVAVEEGMKTLLAYSLDLVRQGSTTLEEVERVTFTDTGLEAELKAKRKSGLTCRTCNAVLQPEWLDCPYCMTPRFED; this is translated from the coding sequence ATGACTCAATCTTCACCACAACGGCGCAGTACCGCACTCACTACAAGAACCGAGTTTTCGCCTTTTGGTAACAAGCTAGTGCAATCTGGCTATGTAAATAACGACCAAATGAGGCAGGCGCTGATTGAAAGTCGCAAGTCTGGTAGACCCTTGACGGAAGTGCTAGAGTCAATCACTGGACGACAATTATCACCTGAGTTTCTCAGGCAGTACAAGAAACAGCAATTATTTGAACTGAAGATACTATACGGTGTTGAATTCCTTGATCCGGAAGTCAATAATCTTGGCAATACGATGGTGGGGCAACTGATAGAAACCCTCATCCCAGTGGATATCTGTCGCCGCCATCGTTTAGTCCCCCTATCTAGAAATGATGAACAAAAACCGCCCTATGTTTTAGTGGCAATGGTTGATCCGGACAACTTAGAAGCGTCGGATGACCTCAACCGGATCTTGCGTCCCCAAGGTTTGGCATTACAGCGCATGGTAATTACTCAGGAGGATTACCAACAGTTAATCAACCAATACTTGGATGAGTTGGCTGTCCGCCAAAAGCATATAGAACAAGAAAAATTTACAGATATTAATCAGGATTTAGAAAACCTCGGCAATCTCGATATTCAGGATGCGCCTGAAGAAATGGAGGCTGATTTAGGATCAGCAATGAAAGGTGCAGAGGATGCGCCAGTCATCAACCTTGTAAATCGCATCCTAGCTAAAGCTCTGCACGATAAGGTTTCTGATATCCACGTCGAACCCCAAGAAGAAAATCTGCGGATTCGCTTTCGTAAGGATGGGGTATTACGGGAGGCTTTTGACCCCCTACCGAAAAAAATTATTCCCGCCGTCACAGCCAGATTTAAAATCATCTCTAACTTGGATATTGCTGAGAGACGTTTACCCCAAGACGGAAGGATTCGGCGGATGTTCGAGGGACGCAAAGTAGACTTCCGGGTGAATACTTTGCCCAGTCGCTACGGGGAAAAGGTAGTGCTGCGGATTTTAGATAACTCTTCTACGCAATTAGGACTAAATAAGTTAATTACCGACCCAGAAACCTTGCAAATTGTCCAAGATATGGTAAGTAAGCCTTTTGGGTTAATTTTGGTAACTGGGCCTACGGGTTCTGGTAAAACAACTTCACTATATTCAGCACTGGCAGAGAAGAACTCACCAGGGATTAATATCAGCACCGTAGAAGATCCCATTGAGTACAGCTTGCCAGGGATTACACAAGTACAGGTAATTCGGGAAAAAGGTTTAGATTTTGCGACAGCTTTGCGGGCATTTTTGCGACAAGATCCCGATGTGCTGCTAGTGGGTGAAACGCGGGATAAAGAAACAGCCAAAACAGCGATTGAAGCTGCGTTGACTGGTCACTTAGTATTAACTACTTTACACACCAATGATGCTCCTGGTGCGATCGCACGTTTAGGAGAAATGGGTATTGAACCATTCATGGTTTCTAGTTCGTTGATTGGGGTATTGGCACAACGTCTAGTGCGGCGTGTTTGTTCTGATTGTCGCATTCCCTATACTCCCACACCTGAAGAATTAGCACGTTATGGGATGTCTGCTTCCCAAGAAGTCAACGTTACCTTCTATAAAGCTAATACTGTACCACCAGAAGCGATCGCTGAAACCAAAGCCAAAAATCAGCTTTGTCCCAGCTGTAACGGTGTCGGCTATAAAGGCCGTTGTGGTGTTTATGAAGTCATGCGGGTGACTGAAAACCTGCAAACTTTAATCAACGAAGAAGCTCCCACAGAACGCATCAAAGAAGTAGCGGTAGAAGAAGGCATGAAAACCCTACTGGCGTACAGCTTAGACTTAGTTCGCCAAGGTTCCACCACCCTAGAAGAAGTAGAACGGGTGACATTCACAGACACAGGTTTAGAAGCTGAATTAAAAGCCAAGCGTAAAAGTGGACTTACCTGCCGCACCTGTAACGCCGTATTACAACCAGAATGGCTAGATTGTCCCTACTGTATGACACCTCGGTTTGAGGATTAG